The following are from one region of the Spirochaetae bacterium HGW-Spirochaetae-1 genome:
- a CDS encoding TetR/AcrR family transcriptional regulator, translated as MKKMNSVHGSSGERRRQILQAALSCFTEQGFSDTSMSHICERAGASVGSMYHHFRSKEQLATAVYMDGIVQYQQGLLGALGGEAEADRGVRAIIEFHLRWVAANPDWARFLFRMRHESFMTGTDDEFSRLNREFVQGISQWFARHVKAGVIRKMAWDMYVAILLGPCQEFARMYLAGKTISSIDAAVDELSRTAWNSLAAADVTK; from the coding sequence ATGAAGAAAATGAATTCAGTCCATGGAAGTTCCGGTGAAAGGCGCCGGCAGATTCTCCAGGCGGCTCTTTCCTGCTTTACCGAACAGGGCTTCTCGGATACAAGCATGTCCCACATTTGTGAACGTGCCGGCGCCAGTGTCGGCAGCATGTATCATCATTTCAGGAGCAAGGAACAGCTGGCCACGGCTGTGTACATGGACGGTATCGTGCAATACCAGCAGGGACTCCTCGGGGCGCTGGGAGGAGAAGCGGAGGCCGACAGGGGGGTCAGAGCCATCATAGAATTTCATCTTCGATGGGTTGCCGCAAATCCCGACTGGGCCCGGTTTCTCTTTCGTATGCGCCATGAATCCTTTATGACGGGCACCGACGATGAGTTCAGCAGGCTCAACAGGGAATTCGTCCAGGGCATCTCGCAGTGGTTTGCCCGTCATGTGAAGGCAGGCGTTATCCGTAAAATGGCATGGGATATGTACGTAGCAATCCTCCTTGGTCCCTGTCAGGAATTCGCCCGCATGTATCTCGCCGGGAAAACCATATCATCCATCGACGCGGCCGTGGACGAGCTTTCCCGAACAGCATGGAATTCTCTGGCTGCGGCCGATGTAACAAAATAG
- a CDS encoding DUF2892 domain-containing protein — protein MTKNVGKTDKIIRIAAAVIIAGAGIYFQSWLGLLALIPLGTAFMGWCPLYVPLGINTGGK, from the coding sequence ATGACAAAGAATGTGGGAAAAACGGACAAGATAATAAGGATTGCCGCAGCCGTAATTATAGCCGGTGCCGGCATTTATTTTCAGAGCTGGCTTGGTCTCCTGGCCCTGATTCCCCTGGGTACGGCATTCATGGGTTGGTGTCCCCTGTATGTGCCTCTGGGAATCAATACCGGTGGGAAATAA
- a CDS encoding penicillin-binding protein, which produces MFRIITDIINPFFFHDILFDVSLKKGILLTYQSGSIIMKKIVRKSSTLILLFCGIVALSFLYVSSKADEKSAKTPAGISLFKKPLVQRDYWPTGEWKVKTPGNAGMNSKILKKMETYAFTRTGPESERKGIRTDGVVIIKNGYLVFEKYAGGFTRDMVHITWSDSKSFTNALFGIAVREGRLKLDEPAWKYYPSLNRGRHKEITIDHLMRMSSGLYSNETYEASPIKSTVNAMLFTVGHRDMAAYAASQELEADPGTKWEYASPTPNLLMAILKKTMSADEYERYPWDRLFNVIGMKKVVWERDAAGTFVGSSYVYTSPRDMARFGYLFLNDGIWNGKRLLPEGWVSYSTSIAPAYYLTELSEKEQKDPAYGALWWLNRDVPEKNLPRAYPDAPADTFIAMGHWGQFIFVIPSLDMVVVYTGDNRDKSFDINTFLKLIIESINKR; this is translated from the coding sequence ATGTTCCGGATAATAACAGATATTATCAATCCCTTTTTCTTTCATGATATTTTATTTGACGTGAGCCTTAAAAAGGGTATACTGCTCACATATCAATCAGGGAGCATAATCATGAAAAAAATAGTCAGAAAATCATCTACGCTCATTCTCCTGTTCTGCGGAATTGTCGCATTATCGTTTCTCTACGTCAGCAGTAAGGCCGATGAAAAATCCGCCAAAACACCGGCGGGTATTTCCCTCTTCAAAAAACCGTTGGTACAGCGTGACTATTGGCCCACGGGCGAATGGAAAGTAAAAACACCCGGAAATGCCGGCATGAATTCAAAGATACTGAAAAAAATGGAGACCTATGCCTTCACGCGTACAGGCCCCGAATCTGAACGAAAAGGCATCCGCACCGACGGGGTCGTCATCATTAAAAACGGCTACCTGGTTTTTGAAAAATATGCCGGGGGATTCACCCGTGACATGGTGCATATCACCTGGTCCGATTCCAAGTCCTTTACCAATGCCCTGTTCGGCATTGCCGTCAGGGAGGGACGCCTGAAACTCGATGAACCGGCCTGGAAATACTATCCTTCCCTGAACCGCGGCCGTCACAAGGAAATTACAATTGATCATCTCATGCGAATGAGCTCGGGTCTCTACTCCAATGAAACTTACGAGGCATCCCCAATCAAATCAACGGTAAACGCCATGCTCTTCACCGTGGGGCACCGTGACATGGCCGCCTATGCCGCATCACAGGAACTGGAGGCTGATCCGGGAACAAAATGGGAATACGCCAGTCCCACGCCGAACCTTCTCATGGCCATACTGAAAAAGACCATGTCAGCCGATGAATACGAACGCTATCCCTGGGATCGCCTCTTCAATGTGATCGGCATGAAGAAGGTCGTTTGGGAGCGTGATGCCGCCGGCACATTCGTGGGATCTTCATATGTCTATACCTCACCGCGTGACATGGCCCGTTTCGGCTACCTCTTCCTGAACGACGGCATATGGAACGGCAAACGGCTGCTTCCCGAAGGATGGGTCTCTTACAGCACCAGCATCGCTCCCGCCTATTACCTGACGGAACTGTCAGAGAAAGAACAGAAAGACCCGGCCTACGGAGCTCTCTGGTGGCTCAACAGGGATGTTCCCGAAAAGAACCTTCCCAGGGCCTATCCCGACGCGCCTGCCGACACCTTCATAGCCATGGGACACTGGGGACAGTTTATCTTTGTCATCCCCTCTCTGGACATGGTCGTGGTGTATACCGGCGACAACAGGGACAAGAGCTTTGATATCAACACCTTCCTTAAACTGATAATAGAAAGCATCAATAAAAGGTGA
- a CDS encoding oligopeptide transporter, OPT family: MKKTTQPYIGSETEMPELTVRALLLGIVLAVVMAAANAYLGLYAGMTVSASIPAAVISMSIMRGIMKKGTILENNIVQTMASAGESLAAGIIFTVPALVIVGVWKDFQFWPTTLIALCGGILGIIFMIPLRRVLIIEDRELTYPEGVACAEVLKAGETGGSGFRAILGGLAAGGAVKLFATIVQVLKGTVETAFFLGGRVFFMGCDVSPAMLGVGYIVNLEIALMVFLGSSAAWIIGIPFMGIPVDMAGSPPLDVAWHLWSSQIRYVGVGAMVVGGLWSIVSVRHGIVRGVKGLRRSGVGLDMSSEAGHEKIGRTDRDIRLTAMAAVLVISIVVLTFLYEMLTSQWGLSIVTALCMTVASFFFVAVSSYIVGLVGSTNNPISGMTISALLGVSALFLVLGWKGDSAILATLGVAGVVCCAASSAGDVSQDLKTGHLLGATPARQQTAQIVGVAVSSIFLAPVLSLLHSAYGIGTGLKAPQATLFASITKGVFGGGNIPRGMVFTGIVIGIILIAADRLLQKRGASIRIHVMPIAVGIYLPLTLIVPMLAGGIIRFVLEKKRNRSDASESGDRGVLLSSGMIAGEALMGIIAAVFIVLNMKIVPALPAAVPVVLSLMVMLAVVIYLYRKARE, encoded by the coding sequence ATGAAAAAGACTACGCAGCCCTATATCGGATCGGAAACTGAAATGCCGGAACTCACCGTACGGGCCCTTCTCCTGGGGATCGTACTGGCCGTGGTAATGGCCGCCGCCAATGCATACCTGGGCCTGTATGCCGGCATGACCGTATCGGCATCTATCCCCGCCGCTGTTATTTCCATGTCCATCATGCGGGGCATCATGAAAAAGGGGACCATACTGGAAAACAATATCGTTCAGACCATGGCAAGCGCAGGAGAATCACTGGCAGCCGGGATAATATTCACAGTGCCGGCCCTGGTCATAGTGGGTGTATGGAAGGATTTTCAATTCTGGCCTACGACACTCATTGCGCTCTGCGGCGGAATACTGGGAATTATTTTTATGATACCGCTGCGCAGGGTCCTTATCATTGAAGACCGCGAGCTGACCTATCCCGAAGGCGTGGCATGCGCCGAAGTTTTGAAGGCCGGGGAAACGGGAGGTTCCGGTTTTCGCGCCATCCTGGGAGGCCTGGCCGCCGGCGGCGCCGTGAAGCTTTTTGCCACAATTGTGCAGGTACTCAAAGGAACGGTGGAAACGGCATTTTTTCTGGGAGGCCGTGTTTTTTTCATGGGGTGTGATGTTTCGCCGGCCATGCTGGGCGTAGGATATATTGTCAACCTTGAGATAGCCCTCATGGTTTTCCTGGGAAGTTCCGCTGCATGGATCATCGGGATACCGTTTATGGGAATTCCCGTGGACATGGCGGGATCACCGCCCCTGGATGTGGCGTGGCATCTTTGGAGTTCCCAGATTCGATATGTCGGCGTGGGAGCCATGGTGGTGGGAGGACTCTGGTCCATCGTATCGGTGCGCCACGGCATTGTCCGCGGTGTAAAGGGATTGCGCAGAAGCGGCGTTGGTCTCGACATGTCATCAGAGGCTGGACATGAAAAAATCGGTCGTACGGACCGGGATATCCGGCTTACTGCCATGGCCGCTGTCCTGGTTATAAGCATTGTCGTACTTACTTTTCTGTATGAGATGCTCACTTCGCAATGGGGCCTCAGTATTGTCACGGCCCTGTGCATGACCGTAGCGTCATTTTTCTTTGTGGCCGTATCAAGCTATATCGTGGGACTCGTGGGGAGTACCAACAATCCCATATCGGGCATGACCATCAGCGCTCTCCTGGGCGTTTCGGCCCTTTTTCTCGTTCTTGGATGGAAGGGTGATTCGGCGATCCTTGCGACACTGGGCGTGGCCGGTGTTGTGTGCTGCGCTGCCAGTTCCGCCGGCGACGTGTCACAGGATCTCAAAACAGGTCACCTGCTGGGCGCCACACCGGCGCGGCAGCAGACGGCCCAGATTGTGGGCGTGGCTGTATCGTCGATTTTCCTTGCGCCGGTACTTTCTTTGCTGCATAGTGCTTACGGTATCGGTACGGGACTCAAAGCACCCCAGGCCACGCTCTTTGCCAGCATTACCAAGGGTGTTTTCGGCGGAGGGAATATCCCCCGGGGTATGGTTTTTACAGGGATTGTCATCGGCATTATACTTATTGCGGCGGACCGCCTGCTGCAGAAAAGGGGTGCTTCCATCCGTATCCATGTGATGCCCATTGCCGTGGGAATATATCTTCCTCTTACGCTCATCGTTCCCATGCTGGCAGGAGGGATCATCCGCTTTGTTCTGGAGAAAAAAAGGAATCGAAGCGATGCCAGTGAGTCGGGAGACAGGGGTGTACTTCTTTCATCGGGGATGATTGCCGGCGAGGCCCTCATGGGTATAATAGCGGCGGTCTTTATCGTCCTGAATATGAAGATCGTTCCGGCATTGCCTGCGGCCGTACCGGTTGTTTTATCATTAATGGTGATGCTTGCGGTGGTGATATATCTGTACCGGAAAGCGCGAGAGTGA